From a single Pseudomonas triticicola genomic region:
- a CDS encoding CitMHS family transporter, producing MLTFLGFAMVITFMFLIMTKRLSALIALIIIPILFALFGGFAPKIGPMMLEGITKLAPTGVMLMFAILYFALMIDSGLFDPAVRKILKLVKGDPLKVSVGTAVLALVVSLDGDGATTYMICVAAMLPLYSRIGMSPRIMAGLIILAGGVMNMTPWGGPTARAASALHVDPSDIFVPMIPAMAAGVLAILVIAYFYGKRERARLGELHLVGDEIDHSEISVSQFPDARRPKLIWFNAALTFGLMCTLIGGLLPLPVLFMVAFSIAMIVNYPCLQMQKDRVAAHSGSVLAVVGLIFAAGIFTGILSGTGMVDAMSKSLLAVIPDFLGPYLAVITALVSMPFTFFMSNDAFYYGVLPVLTEAASHYGITAVEMARASIVGQPVHLLSPLVPSTYLLVALAGIDFGDHQRFTLKWAILVCICILIAALLLGTFPMFSTL from the coding sequence ATGCTGACTTTCCTTGGCTTCGCCATGGTCATCACGTTCATGTTCCTGATCATGACCAAGCGCCTGTCCGCGCTGATCGCCCTGATCATCATCCCGATCCTGTTCGCCCTGTTCGGTGGTTTCGCGCCGAAGATCGGCCCGATGATGCTTGAAGGCATCACCAAACTGGCGCCGACCGGCGTGATGTTGATGTTCGCCATTCTGTATTTCGCCCTGATGATCGACTCCGGCCTGTTCGACCCGGCCGTGCGCAAGATCCTCAAACTGGTCAAGGGCGACCCGTTGAAAGTTTCGGTCGGTACCGCCGTTCTGGCGCTCGTCGTTTCCCTCGATGGTGACGGCGCGACCACTTACATGATCTGTGTGGCCGCGATGCTGCCGCTGTACAGCCGCATCGGCATGAGCCCGCGGATCATGGCCGGTCTGATCATCCTCGCCGGTGGCGTGATGAACATGACCCCATGGGGCGGCCCGACCGCCCGCGCGGCGAGTGCCCTGCATGTCGACCCGTCGGACATTTTCGTACCGATGATCCCGGCCATGGCCGCCGGTGTCTTGGCGATCCTGGTGATTGCCTACTTCTACGGCAAGCGTGAACGCGCCCGCCTCGGTGAACTGCACTTGGTCGGCGACGAGATCGATCACAGCGAAATCAGCGTCTCGCAATTCCCCGACGCACGCCGTCCGAAGCTGATCTGGTTCAACGCCGCACTGACTTTCGGCCTGATGTGCACGCTGATCGGCGGCCTGTTGCCGCTGCCGGTGCTGTTCATGGTGGCGTTCAGTATCGCCATGATCGTCAACTACCCATGCCTGCAAATGCAGAAAGATCGTGTCGCCGCGCATTCCGGCAGCGTGCTGGCAGTGGTCGGGCTGATCTTTGCGGCGGGTATCTTCACCGGTATCCTGTCGGGCACCGGCATGGTCGATGCGATGTCGAAGAGCCTGTTGGCGGTGATTCCGGATTTCCTCGGCCCGTACCTGGCGGTGATCACGGCGCTGGTGAGCATGCCGTTCACTTTCTTCATGTCCAACGACGCGTTCTATTACGGTGTATTGCCGGTGCTGACCGAAGCGGCCAGCCACTATGGGATCACTGCGGTGGAAATGGCCCGTGCCTCGATCGTCGGCCAGCCCGTCCACTTGCTGAGCCCGTTGGTGCCGTCGACCTATCTGTTGGTGGCGCTGGCCGGCATCGATTTCGGTGATCACCAGCGTTTCACCCTGAAATGGGCGATCCTGGTGTGCATCTGCATTCTGATTGCTGCACTGCTGTTGGGGACTTTCCCGATGTTCAGCACTCTATAA